A genomic window from Anticarsia gemmatalis isolate Benzon Research Colony breed Stoneville strain chromosome 6, ilAntGemm2 primary, whole genome shotgun sequence includes:
- the LOC142973877 gene encoding trypsin-4-like: MHVSFKILLLLAVCCYVGFSSPVPDDAETAESARIVNGFEVDLVDVPYQASLRRKILSGWGHMCGAVIITSRGILTAAHCVISYETSPSSLRVAVGTAYRLSGGKTYDVASVIVHEAYSTATLEHDIALLATAKLMSFGPTVHPISIADQFLALPTGTEALVSGFGTTSYEGPSSNVLLAAKVNIVAQETCARAYLRLATITTGMLCANASSPPRDACQGDSGGPLVAKNHLIGIVSFGEGCADSTYPGVYTRVSFYGEWIWRKVATIV; the protein is encoded by the exons ATGCACgtatcgtttaaaatattactattattggccg TTTGTTGTTATGTCGGCTTCTCATCACCTGTACCAGATGATGCTGAAACAGCTGAATCAGCAAGAATAGTGAACGGATTTGAAGTAGATCTAGTAGACGTGCCATACCAAGCATCGCTACGAAGAAAGATACTATCAGGCTGGGGTCATATGTGTGGTGCAGTAATTATCACTTCTAGAGGAATATTGACGGCAGCACACTGCGTTATATC GTACGAAACATCACCATCATCTCTACGTGTGGCTGTTGGAACTGCGTACCGTCTTTCTGGAGGCAAGACTTACGACGTTGCTTCTGTAATAGTTCACGAAGCATATTCTACAGCTACTTTAGAGCATGATATAGCGTTGCTGGCTACTGCAAAATTGATGAGCTTTGGGCCTACTGTTCATCCGATATCAATTGCTGATCAATTTCTTGCACTGCCCACGGGAACAGAAGCGCTGGTGTCTGGATTTGGAACCACTTCG TACGAAGGACCGTCGTCTAACGTGTTGTTAGCCGCGAAAGTCAACATTGTTGCTCAAGAGACATGCGCACGGGCATACCTGCGCCTCGCAACGATTACTACAGGAATGCTTTGCGCCAATGCCTCCAGCCCGCCAAGAGACGCCTGTCAGGGAGATTCCGGTGGACCCTTAGTTGCTAAAAATCACTTGATTGGTATCGTTTCTTTTGGAGAAGGCTGTGCTGATTCGACATACCCAGGAGTTTATACAAGAGTATCTTTTTATGGTGAGTGGATTTGGAGAAAGGTAGCgacaattgtttaa